Proteins encoded in a region of the Pseudomonas syringae KCTC 12500 genome:
- a CDS encoding carbonic anhydrase, producing the protein MTDIGKQHSATSSSTSSHSDSADVALKHIVDGFVHFRKEVFPQQEELFKKLATAQSPRAMFITCADSRIVPELITQSSPGDLFVTRNVGNVVPPYGQMNGGVSTALEYAVVALGVQHIIVCGHSDCGAMRAVLNPDSLDKMPTVKAWLRHAEVARTVVEQNCSCSGELETMQVLTQENVISQLQHLRTHPSVAAKMASGQLFIHGWVYSIETSEILAYDAELDRFIPLDGKGPTPMASPKARFSAD; encoded by the coding sequence ATGACAGACATCGGTAAACAGCATTCGGCTACGTCGTCCAGCACATCAAGCCATTCGGACAGCGCCGACGTAGCGTTGAAACATATCGTCGATGGCTTTGTACATTTCCGTAAAGAGGTCTTCCCCCAGCAGGAAGAACTGTTCAAGAAGCTGGCGACCGCCCAATCTCCACGGGCCATGTTCATCACCTGCGCCGACTCGCGCATCGTGCCCGAATTGATTACCCAAAGTTCGCCAGGCGACCTGTTCGTCACGCGTAACGTCGGCAACGTCGTACCGCCGTATGGCCAGATGAATGGCGGCGTGTCCACCGCTCTGGAATACGCAGTGGTTGCACTGGGCGTGCAGCACATCATCGTTTGCGGACACTCTGACTGCGGCGCCATGCGCGCAGTGCTCAACCCCGACAGCCTGGACAAGATGCCTACGGTAAAAGCCTGGTTGCGCCATGCCGAGGTTGCCCGCACGGTGGTCGAGCAGAACTGCAGCTGCAGCGGCGAACTGGAAACCATGCAGGTCCTGACTCAGGAAAACGTGATCTCCCAGTTGCAACACCTGCGCACCCACCCTTCGGTCGCAGCGAAAATGGCTAGCGGCCAGTTGTTCATTCACGGCTGGGTCTACAGCATCGAAACCAGCGAAATCCTGGCTTATGACGCCGAGCTCGATCGTTTCATACCGCTCGACGGTAAGGGACCGACGCCGATGGCTTCACCGAAAGCACGCTTTTCAGCCGACTGA
- a CDS encoding SulP family inorganic anion transporter produces MGITALKTALPRELLASVVVFLVALPLCMGIAIASGMPPAKGLITGIVGGLIVGWIAGSPLQVSGPAAGLAVLVFEVVREHGMAMLGPILVLAGLLQLLAGRFKLGCWFRVTAPAVVYGMLAGIGVLIVLSQAHVMFDSGPKPSGLDNLIAFPSTLIQAFGPGTGMQAGMLGLGTMLIMWGWEKLRPQSLRFVPGALLGVGIATGISLFMALQVKRVEVPDNLADAIDWLRPADLMNLADPAILVAAIVVAFIASAETLLSASAVDRMHSGQRSDFDKELSAQGVGNMLCGLLGALPMTGVIVRSSANVQAGATTRFSTIFHGLWLLAFVLLLSSVLQSIPVASLAGVLVYTGLKLVDLKAFRGLGRYGRMPMFTYAATAIAIIFTDLLTGVLVGFGLTLVKLAFKASRLKINVVELAGEKEFELRLVGAATFLKVPALTQALGTIPQGSTVHVPLGNLSYIDHSCLELLEEWGRSNAAHGTRLLIESRGLKRRLEGRIYTTTGIGSGAA; encoded by the coding sequence ATGGGTATTACAGCATTGAAAACCGCTTTACCACGGGAGTTGCTCGCTTCCGTGGTCGTGTTCCTGGTCGCCCTGCCGCTGTGCATGGGCATCGCCATTGCATCCGGCATGCCTCCGGCCAAAGGTCTGATCACCGGCATCGTGGGCGGGCTGATAGTCGGCTGGATAGCCGGTTCGCCGCTGCAGGTCAGCGGACCCGCAGCCGGTCTGGCAGTACTGGTTTTTGAAGTGGTGCGCGAGCACGGCATGGCCATGCTGGGTCCTATTCTGGTACTCGCCGGACTGCTTCAGCTGCTGGCGGGTCGATTCAAGCTTGGCTGCTGGTTCCGGGTCACGGCACCTGCAGTGGTCTATGGCATGCTCGCCGGTATCGGTGTGCTGATCGTACTGTCACAGGCACACGTGATGTTTGACAGCGGCCCCAAACCCTCCGGGCTGGACAACCTGATCGCCTTCCCTTCCACACTGATCCAGGCCTTCGGACCCGGCACCGGCATGCAGGCCGGTATGCTCGGTCTGGGCACCATGCTGATCATGTGGGGCTGGGAAAAACTCCGTCCGCAGTCTTTGCGCTTCGTACCCGGCGCACTGCTGGGCGTGGGCATCGCCACCGGCATCAGCCTGTTCATGGCCTTGCAGGTCAAGCGTGTCGAAGTGCCTGACAACCTGGCCGACGCCATCGACTGGCTTCGCCCGGCCGACCTGATGAATCTGGCCGACCCGGCCATTCTGGTGGCGGCTATCGTCGTAGCGTTCATCGCCAGTGCCGAAACGCTGCTTTCCGCCTCGGCGGTTGACCGCATGCACAGTGGCCAGCGTTCGGACTTCGACAAGGAACTCAGCGCTCAAGGCGTGGGCAACATGCTCTGCGGCCTGCTCGGTGCGTTGCCGATGACAGGCGTTATCGTACGCAGCTCGGCCAACGTCCAGGCCGGTGCCACCACGCGCTTCTCGACGATCTTCCACGGCCTGTGGCTGCTCGCATTCGTGTTGCTGCTGTCGAGCGTACTGCAGAGCATTCCGGTTGCGAGCCTGGCTGGCGTGCTGGTCTACACCGGCCTGAAGCTGGTCGATCTGAAGGCGTTTCGCGGTCTGGGCCGCTATGGCCGGATGCCGATGTTCACCTATGCGGCGACTGCCATTGCGATCATCTTCACCGACCTGCTGACCGGTGTGCTGGTCGGTTTCGGCCTGACTCTGGTGAAACTGGCGTTCAAGGCTTCGCGCCTGAAGATCAATGTGGTCGAACTGGCGGGCGAGAAGGAATTCGAGCTGCGTCTGGTCGGTGCCGCAACCTTCCTCAAGGTGCCGGCGCTGACTCAGGCACTGGGCACTATCCCGCAGGGCAGCACGGTGCATGTGCCGTTGGGCAATCTGTCCTACATCGACCACTCGTGTCTGGAACTGCTGGAAGAATGGGGTCGTTCCAATGCCGCTCATGGCACACGGTTGCTGATCGAATCGCGTGGCCTGAAGCGTCGTCTTGAAGGGCGGATCTACACGACAACGGGGATCGGCTCGGGCGCGGCCTGA